The Chitinophagales bacterium genomic interval CGACAGAAATCCTGTTGCATATACCATCGCACTGGAAGGTGATAACTGGTCGCTGGGAACAGAGGCCGGGCCGGTTGTGAAACATCATTTACAGGCAGCCTACACTTATTTCGAAAAGCACCTGTTGCCGGCTGATGACTGTCCGGTATCTTTCATCAGGACATAATGTAAAAACGCAACCTGCTCCATCTTCATAACCGGGCATTGAATAATTTTTTTCAGGCTTTAAGTATGCGACGCAGTTCCGGATACATGCTGTGATACTGAAAGCATTCTTATGGATACAGATAAGGCGCTTTGCTATATGTCAGCTTTCTTACATTTTCCAGCACCTGTCTCATGTAAGCCTTCCAAAAAAACTTTGTAAACAGCCAGTTCAACGGGTAGAGCCACGGAGTAGCGGCATATAATTGATACGTATATGTAATCGCTGTTTTATCCGCTGCCAGCGGTGTTGTTTTCCACTCACCAACAAACTTATTAAAACCTAACATCCAAGATTGAAAGTCATCCACCCGGAATTTCCAATATTGATTTTCATGTCTCTCCAAAATCGTATCCACTGAAACGAATCCGCCTTTTTGTGTCAGTGATTTTGCAGCGTAAACTTTTTTGCTGCTTCCCGGCTTTCCCCAATTCGCATCGCCTGATGTATGCGTTACCTTAGGCATGATACCAAAACCTGTATGCACTTTGGAAACATCACACAGCATAGGTGTTTTAAAGGCCCTTTCCAATGAGCATTCATAAATGGCGTTAACAGTTACACTAATCATCATATTGGCACTGCGGCATTCAGCACACCATGCAGCTTGTATTTCTTCATACTGATAGACCCATGACGGGTGATGGCAAATGTTATTTATCCTTGATATACCTGACAGAAAAACCATTCGCCCTGCGATAGGTGGTTTTGACAATGGAAGGATTTCCTTTCTCAAAATGAATTCCATATGCAGTCTGTTCACCGTCGGTGGTGGAGCTCCAGTAGAATCCCCAGGTATCTTTGAAATTGTAAATGTCGGTCGGGCTGATATTTGCACTCTTATTACCACCCATCAGCAGGTTCAGTCCGGAAGCGCCGCCTTCCAGCAAAGCGGGCAGTGCTTTATCGTCGCCGCCAAAATAATTGATCAGCTCCTGCCATTCATCCAGCGTTGGAAGGTGCCAGCCCGGAGGGGCTGCTGCCAGCGCATTGCTGAAATAGTAGAGCCGGCCATACTTCAGGTTATTAATGGAGTCGTTTTCAAAATACCAGCTCTTGGGAGTTTTGTAGTCCCAGTTTTTTGCCATCCAAACCTGGTTACCAATGGTAACAGAAGGAAAATCAGTGGCGGCTAGAGTACTGTTGCCGGATGGATGATCACCACCTGATACCGCAACGGAAAGCATCAATAGAGCGGCAAGCAATGTGTAAGTCTTCATAAACTCCTGTTTTCTGACTGAAAAATTAGAATGAATTATTGAATTGCAAAAATCTGCGTGCGATCCGTGTCGCTGTCCTTTACGCAAACTTAGTTTGTTATCGCAGCTTCAGCTTTCACTGCCCTTCGCTTGCGGCAATCAGTTGTTGCAGGTAACCTTCCGGCAACTGAATACCCAGCTTCAACACCTGCTGTGCATCGGCAGTCGCTTCCTTATACCGTTGCAGCTTTTCCAGCGCCTGCATCCTGAAGTAATAGTTATTGGGCACATTGGGGTTGTTGGCGATGGCCGCCGAAAGATCTGCCACGGCTTGAGGATAATTGCCAGTCTTCAGGTAAGCCAGCCCGCGATTGTTCAGCACATCAAAAAAAGCAGGGTCATATCGCAGGGCGAGGTTGTAATTGACGATGGCGGAATCAGGCTGCTCTTTAATCATGTACAGGTTGCCGAGGTTATTATATGCCCGTGCATTAGCAGGATTTTGGCGGATGGCAATCATAAAATCGGTGAAGGCGCTGTCATTTTTCTCCGCAATGCTGAAAGCGATGCCACGATTCATGTGCGCATCAGCATCACCCGGCTTAAGTTTCACTGCGCGATTACCATCCATGATGGCCGAATCAATTTTGTTGAGCACCCGGTACAGGTCGCAGCGGTTCACCAGTGCCTGCGCAAAATCCGGTTGAAGTCGCAGCGCATGATCATAGTTTTTCTTGGCAAGATCGAGCTGATTTTTTTTCTGGTAATAAGAACCCAGGTCGTTATATGCAATAGGCACCCGTGGAAATTTGGCTATCACATCTGTCCATAGCTGTTCACTGCTGTACCATACAGCCGTGCGAGTGCTGCAGGTATATGCAAGAAAAAGCATCCAACCGGATACACAAATCATCAGCGGCCACCTGATGACAGCAGTATGACGAAGCTGTTGTTGCCACGTAAGGGAAGTAAACATGGCGATGGCAAAAAACAATCCTGTAAAGGAAAGGTACGTGTAACGGTCAGCAGTAATCGCACCACCCACCGGCAACAACTGCAAGACGAGGAATATATTCACCAGGAAAAAAAGCAAACCAAAAACAAGCCAGCCGGCTTGTTTCCTGAACCAGGCAACCGGCAATGCGATCAGCAGCACAATAACGGGTGCGGCATACACCATTGCCGGAAATGCATGGTTGCTTTCTTCCGGGTACGGATAGTATGCCGAAAGATAAACCGGCCATACTAATCTGTACAGGTAGCTTACGATGGCATAAGCGGAAAACATCAGCCTTTCAGGAAAAGTATATAATGTGATATCCTGAATGGAGTCGGAAGCCCGCTGCGCATAGATGGCCATCACCCCAAACAACAGCGACAAAACAAACAGCGGGAGTTTTTCCAGCAACAACTTGCCGGTGAACTTCTCCTTCCGGTACCAATCCACCAGCAGCATGATCACCGGAAGGGTGACAGCCTGCGCCTTTGACAGCAGCGACAGCAGGAAGAAAAGCAACAGGAGTACATACAGAAGACGCTTCCGCCTGTCATTCTTATAACCAATATAACAGAGCAATGCGGCAAAATAGAAGCAGGTATACAGCAGGTCTTTCTGTGCACTCACCCATGCAACCGACTCCACATGCGCAGGATGAATAGCGAACAGCAGTGAGCAGATGAATGCCGCAATGTCATTTTTCGAAAGCCGCTGTACAAGAAAAAACAATAGCAATGCATTCAACAGATGCAGCAATAAGCTGATGACATGAAAGCCCTGCGCATCATCCTGAAAAAAAGCATACTCGATGGCTTGCACGAGCACCGTTACCGGGTGATAGTTACCCATCACCTGTTCGGTCATGATGCGGCTGATGTCGAATCCTGTTACTATTTCATTCTTCAGCACATAGCCTTCATCGTCCCAATTCGTCCATTTGTTATTAAGAGAAGGCGCATATACTATAACCGTCAGCAGCAATATCAAAGCCACCGGCAGCAAGGCCCGGTTGCTGCGCGCAGGAGGGGCATCTTTTTTTGCAGCAATGTTAGTTTGTTGTGCAGGAAATTTTTTACTCCTGCTTTTCTTAGATGAACTCATGTAGCAAAAATAATCGAGACCGGAAAAGTAAGCAGAAGCTATCTCAAAATAGTCAATCAATGATGTCATGCCGAATTTATTTCGGCATCTGTCAATGAATGGAAGAGATCCTGCAACAAGTTCAGGATGACTCCGGAAATTTTCCGATAGCTTCTGGTAAAAAGGGAAATCATTCGCTGAACACCGGCACACAAACCTGGAAGTATCCGTTGGTTTGTGATACCTGGAAATCCTTGCCACCGAGCAGTTCACAACGCGCCTTTATATTGTGTAATCCAAAACCGGTGGAGATGACATCTTTTTTTGTCTGTATTTTATTGCGGACGCAAATACGTTTATTTTCCAGTGAATAAACCTGCACTTCCAGCGGCTGTTCTTCGGATGCCACATTGTGCTTCACTGCATTTTCGATCAGCAACTGCAACGTAAGCGGCGGAATTTTTTTCTGCAGGAGGCTTTCAGGAATATTCATCTGCACAATTAAGCGGTCACCATGGCGCTGCTTCAGCAGGAATACATAGTTCTCCGTCAGTTCAAGTTCTTTTTCAATAGTGATAAGGTCAATGTCTTTATAGGATAGCAAACTGCGGTAAAAATCGGAAAGGTGATCAATATACGACAGGGCGACGGCCTGATCTTCCTCCACCAGTGTAGCAAGTGTGTTGAAACTGTTGAAGAGAAAATGCGGATTGATCTGCGATTTCAGGTTTTCGAACTGAAACTCGATTCGCTCGCGCTTTAATTTTTCTTCCTTCTCACGGCGCCGGTCACGTTCTTTAATCAGGAAATTGACCAGGAACGCTGCGGCGATAACGCAACCGGTAATAAACCACCAGGTGGTCCAGAAGGGCGCTTCAATCGTAAAGGTGTAGGTGGCAGTCGGTGCATCATCGAAATTATGATGAATGGTGGATTGTATCTGAAACGTATAAGTTCCCGGCGGCAATCCCGGATAGATGGCCCGTTCATCTTTTGTGCGCACCCAGTCGAGGTCATGGCCTTTGAGCATGTACCGGTATCGAAGCTGTGAAGGATCAGAATTCCAGAATGCCTGGAAATCAAATGCGATGTGATTCTGATTATGTTTGAACTTATTGACGAGGTTAATATTGACAGGTTCCAGGTACACCATTACTTGCCTGATTTCCACCTGCGCCTCATGAGAATAATCGAGTGCCGGTGAATAGTATTTCAGTATTCCTTTTTTGGTGGCTATCCAGATATTACCAAACTGATCACGGCAGAAGGCATTTAGGTTGGGAGCTATGTTTTCAAATATTTGCCTTGTCCGGTAACGCCTCACCTGGCTGGCTTTATGTTCCACGATGTCCACGGCATCGTTTTCTATCACTACAATATCGCCGTTGGCATCTGTCGTAATGCCGGTGATGGATAAATCGCTGAGTCCCGACTTTAAACCGAAATTGGTGAAGGACTTGCCATTATACCTGAACAATCCGCTTGTGGGTGTACTGAACCAGATATTACCGTATGGATCTTCTGTAATGGAATAGACTGTATTAATGGCAAGATTGTCTGCCTTTTCAAATGACCTGAAATTTCCATTGTCATATACGATCAGTCCATTGCCATCTGTGGCAAACCAAACCCTTCCTTTTGTATCAATATAGGTCTGATAGAGGTAGTTGCTGTGCAGACCGCTTTCACTCGTGAAGTTCTGCAGTATGAGATCGCCTTTGCTTTCAATATCCATTTGAATATTGCAACGTGTAACGCCTCCCAGTGTGGCAATCCACACGTTAATCATATCGCCGCTGACGGATAAGACATTATCGTTTGCGAGTCCATCCTGTTGCATCACCCTTAAAAAAGCTTTTTTGCCGGCTGGTCTTAAAAAAACGCCATCATCAAAAGTGCCGACCCATAGATGATGATGATAATCCTCAAACACTGAGGTGATGACCGGCTGTGCCGCGCCGGCGGTAAGTTTGATTTTTTCAGTAATGCTGTTGCCGGTTGAGTCAAACTGCGTTCTGAACAAACCATCTATGGTAGCATACCAGAGTGAAGCATCGCTGTCGTAAAAGACTGCCTGCACCGGCTTTTTCAATTCTATATTTTCCGGTGTAACCCATTCAAAGAGTGCAGGAAACTGATCAAGGCCTCTCGTGGGTGAAACGACCCAGAAGTTACCTTCACTGTCGATCGTAATGTCAGTTGCCTTAATATTATCGTAACCGGTTTCCTGGTTATAAAAAATCGGATGATAGCTGTCATGCAAAGAAATACTCACCAATCCCCTTCCCATAGTGCCAATCAGCAACCGGTTATGATCCTTAATAGCTAATGAAGTTACGGGGCCATTATCCCAGTCGCGGCTGAAGGAAGGAATATCTAATTTATTCTGGGATATTTTAAATACGGAGATGCCATGGTCCTGTGTGCCTATCCATACATTATTGAATTCATCTACAGCAAGTGACCGTACAATCTCTTCCGGCAATCCTTCCTTAATACTGTAATTGATCAGCAGCGGCTTTCCATCCGATAAGGTACACCTCGTGAGGCCGCCATCAGTGCCCAGCCATATCGTTCCATCCGCTGATAAAATCATAGTATAGATCTGATTGTCCGGCAGTCCTTCAGCGGTGGTTACATGGTGAAGAATGCCATTCTGCCTGATATACAATCCGCTGCCATAGGTGGCTATCCATACAGTGCCGGCCCGGTCAACCTGTATGCTGACGATAGACGCCGGCAGGGATTCATCAATGGAAAATTCCTTGTTCCATACTTTCAGCGACCGGTGCATCAGTTTGCCGTCTTCAAATCCCATATAAACAAACTGACTGTCGCAGAACACGGCGGTGATGTTCTGAGAGGAACTGTCGCGGAAGGCAATAGAGTTAAAATCGGCGCCGTCGAAACTGAAGAGCCCTTTTGTGGTGCCCAGCCACATTCTGCCATATGGATCCTGTGTAATCCTGTTGATGGTGACAGGCTGATAAGATGATCCAGGTTCATATTGCCGCCATATAGGCGTTTGCCCGCTGACCGGCAAGTAAACCATTTGCAGCAGCAGGCAAATAATTACAATGTTATAAAAGCGGATCAAGCGAATTCAAATTAACTAAATTTCATCCACAGTTGAATTGCAGCACATCAGAACTTCACCATCGTTGCACAGCGCCCGCAATTCTCTTTTCCGTCCTGGAAAAATAGAGGTAACCAAAACAATTCAACCCGGATTTTTTCAAAATCAGGTCTTGCCATTATCAACCTGCCTTTAATAATAAAGGCAGACAAAGATATGATTACCGGTCGCAGGTGAATTACAGCACCAATCCGGTTATCACCTTATTTCGTAAACAACGGCACAGACAAACCATCATGTAAAAGGCAAAATTTAAATATTCATGATAAGGCAACAACAAATAGATGCCAAAATGATTTTTCAGCCTGTTAAGTGCGGTAAATCACCTGCTGAATAATTGCAGCAGCGGCAAGCACCGGCACATTTTCCTTACATCACATCTTTTCCAATGTCCTTCCTGAAGTACTTTCCTTCAAATGATATGATGGCTGCATTGCGATTGGCAATCTTTACAGCATCAGTGAGCTTTCTTGCAAATGCTGTTACGGCTATCACCCGACCGCCGTTTGATTCAATATCACCATTTGTGCGTTTACGGGTACCTGCGTGAAAGACGAGGCTTTCTGTGGTTAATCCAAGGTTTTCAATCAGCTTGCCTTTTTCATATGCTTCCGGATAACCGCCGGATGCCAGCACAACAGTTGCCGCCGCATAAGGCAATATCTCGATGTGCTTTTCATCCAGGTTTTCATTGGCAACGCCAAGGAAGAGTTCAACGAGATCACTCTTCAATCGTGGAATAACGGCCTCGGTTTCCGGGTCTCCCAACCGGCAATTGTATTCGATCACCCAGGGCTCATCGTTCACAATCATGAGCCCGAAATAGATGAAACCCTTGTAAATGATTTTTTCCTTTTGCAATCCGGTAATCGTCGGCTGAATGATCCGCTCTTCAATTTTTTTCATAAGCCGGTCATCGGCAAATGGTACAGGCGAAACGGCACCCATGCCACCGGTGTTAAGACCGGTATCGCCTTCTCCTATCCGTTTATAATCCTTTGCCGTTGGCAGCAGTTTATAATGCTTTCCATCAGTCAATACGAAAACACTCATCTCTATGCCATCCAGGAATTCTTCAATCACTACCATATTGCCTGCGGCACCAAACTTACCATGCAGTATTTCCTCCAGTTCCGATATTGCTGCTTCGCGTGTCGCACAAATCACTACTCCTTTGCCAGCTGCCAGTCCATCGGCCTTCAATACTATTGGGGTGGAATGACTTTGCAGATAAGCTACGGCATTCTTCATGTTTGCGGCCGTAAAGGTTGCATAACCTGCCGTCGGGATGTTGTGACGGTACATAAACGCTTTGGAAAAATCCTTGCTGCCCTCCAGTTGTGCTCCTTCGCTACCCGGACCAATTACAGGAATATTTCCGACCAGCTGACTTGATTCAAAATAATCGCTGATGCCTTTTACCAATGGCTCTTCCGGGCCTACCACAATCATCTGCACCTTATTGGCCAGCACAAACTGCTCAATGGCCGGAAAATCCGTGGATGCGATTGGCACATTTTCGCCATGTTTTTCCGTGCCCGGATTTCCCGGTGCAATAAATAATTTATCACAATGCGAACTCTGCGAAATTTTATACGCCAATGCATGCTCGCGGCCACCACTGCCGAGCAAAAGAATATTCATACGAAAGTTTTATGTGAGATGGTCTTGCAGATCGTGTTTTCTGCGGGGTTGAAAATAGGAACAAATCATTTCTTAAGAATACAAATGTGTAACAGGCTTCCCGGCAAAATAACTTCCGTAAAACCAACGTAGCGAAAGGCCTTCACCTTTCTCTGCGCTTATTGAGCCGGATGATCTATATTTCCACCTCATGAGCCCAATCAAAACAAACCGTGAATTCACCTGATATAACAAGCCGTATACTCCTCGATTTCAAACATCCGGTGACGGCTGCCAATATCACCATCCGGCCTGAGCCATTTACCATTCCGCCGACAGCATTCGCGCCACTGAAGGACTATTGGACACAGCAACTGAAAGAAAAACAATCCGCATTGCAGAAGGCTGGTATCATCTCCGTCATAAAAAGCGATACAGCACACGGAGCCCTTGCAACTTTATATGTGCATGAAAAACCCGTCATGTGGCCGGGCACTGCGGTTACGTTGCGCGATGCAACGATCATCAACGGGCAGGTACTGCTTACCGTAAGTGATATTCCATATCCATTCATTGCTGCACTGAATGATGCCGCTTTTCTCACGCAATCAGGTTTGCATGGCCTTGACTTGCGGCCACCACTTGCTGTCTGCACTTTCGCTATTACCACCGACAACATGCTGGTGCTTACCCAACGCGGACAAACCACCGGTGTTTATCCCGGACGTTTGTATGGGCAGGGCGGAAACCCGCACGATGCTCAATTCAATATCATTGAACATCAGCTGGAAGAAATGGCTGATGAATTGCTGGTTGCGCCGGAAGAAGCTGATGCAGACTCATTCAGATATTACGGCCTTGCAGAAGACCTCGAATCATTTCCGCGCAAACCCGATTTGGTGGGCATTGTGAGGCTTCGCATGGATGCGTCAACCTTGCTTGCAAGAAACAGGGAATGGCCTGCGGAAGACCGGCCGCCGGATGTCGCATCGCTGCTGTGTGTTCCGTATAACAAGCAGGCATTGGATCAATTCCTCCTGCAGGAAAAAACAGCGGCAGACTTTTGTCCGCCGGCATATGCCGGATTGCGATGGCTGATCAGCGAAGCATGGTAATTACTCCAACTATTTCTTAAGGAAACCGGAACAAAGAAATGGTCAGGCGTTCAGTCATACTGCTATTCAAACAACAACTTCCTGCTGAAGTGAGATGCTCCATCATAAATATTAATCAGTTTCACGCCGGCCGTGCCATGCAGTGGTATGAGGGTGGTTCCTTCCTGCAACTGCATTGCCTTTTGCCATTCGATACGCCCGAGCGGATCGCAGAGTTGCAGTGTTACAACAGTTGCCATGTTGACGGTAACATGTGCTGTATATCCATCTCCTGATTTTTCAATGGTAATTACCGGATCGGTTTTTAACTGACGCGGCAACTGTTCCTGTTTCATCAATTGCTGCACCTGCAGGGCAACGGTTGATCCTTCCCGCAGGATGGTGATATTATGCAATGTTACAGGTGAACCATCATAGCTGATAGTGCCGCTGTTCAGGATATTACCGTTATTATCCTTCACTGTCCAGTCAATCAATTGCCCTGGCAATGCATGAAACTGCTGCAGGCGCCGCAGGGTAACATCTGTTGTACAGCTATTATACTGTGTCATCAATACACCGCTTGCATACATATCCCTGATCTTGCACTTAATGCTATAGTAAGATGGCTGATCGGTGATGGATGCATCTTCCCAATCAAGATATCCGTTCCATGCCCCATACGGTGCACCGGACGTTGGTGTGCCGTTTCCCCAGTTCTGATTGATGGAACAGAAAGAAAATGCAGGGTAAGAACGGTTGTTATAAAACCGGTCGTAGTTGATGAATGCTTCAGAATCAGTGAAATTTTTATTGTTCCCGTTATGATTGCGCTGATCCCAATACCAAACGCCACCCTGACGGCCTACTTCCAGTGAATCATACCAGTAATAGTATTCCACCCATCCAAGCGTGCCGTCGTTTTTACCATGTACGCCACCCATGTAAGGCACGCCAACGGATTTATTGATACGGAACATCACACGCATGTCAAACAAATCCCAGATCATCAGTGGCAGGCCGTCATTAGGGTCGGGAACATCCGTCATCAGCGAATCATAATAGCCGCCCCATTGCTGTTCGCGCCAGGTGCCGGGAAAGGCCCGTACAAAAGGAGGCGCAACGGACACCCATACTGCTGCAAATAAACCCGGATACATCGCACCGCTCACCAATGGCCCGAATCCATTGTGCGAAGTACCATGCGCATACACACGGTGCGCATCAATATTTTTGTTGGCAATCACCCAATCGAGCGTCCACTTCACACGTGTTTGGGTAAAAGACTTTACGATCCCTGTATGCTGTACGGGGTTGCCGGTTCCATACATATCATAGTTTTCGTGAAAGCCATACCAATACGTGTTTTCGCCGTTAGGCAGCCAGTCATCGAGCAGCAGCATGTTGCAGTTGGTGCAATTGCTGGGAGTGAACGGTGTGAAAGGATCATTGTCGCGGTAATACACCATCAGGCCGCCGGTGCCCGTGGCATGCGCGATGAAGGTGAAATTATATCCGTAGGATCCCGAATTATTGAAAGCCGGTTGCAGTACGGCGGAAAGGTTATTTCCCCAGATCACATATTCATAACACACATCGCCGTTGGCCGGAACAGATTGCTGCAGCACAGGTTGTGGCGCTGCCAGCTTATTTTTAACTGCCACAGTAGTAGTGTTCTGCCCTGCAGTAAGCAGCGTATCCGCAATGCCGGTAAGGGTATTTTCTACAATCACCGCATAGTAATACTTCTTGGTGGTGGTGCAGGTGGTCACATACAATCCGTCAGCGGCAGTGAGCGCACCTGCCAACGGATCAATTGTGTAATAGATGCTTTGATTATAGAAGAGTGATTTGTGCCCGTTCTTACTGCTGTTATCACGAACATAACCAACATAGGCTGTGTTCTTGATTTGTTTCTTGCTGGTAAATGGCTTCGTGGCCTGGTAGAGGCGGTATTTCAACGAGGTTGCGGAAGGATTTTTCCAGGTGATGAAAACCTGCCCGTTTTTATAGGTGGCTTTTATCTGCGTAACGGTGTACGCATTTGCCGGTGAAGCGGATAACAGCAGACAACAACAGATGGTGATAAGGCAGGCAGCCATTTTGATGTGGTGAAGATGATGCATAAGTGCAGGGTTAAATCTATTATCAGTTTACGGTATGAGAAACCAGAAGCTATCGCAAAACAGGCAATCAATGCGGTCATGCCGGATTTATTTCGGCAGCTGTCAATGAATGGAAGAGATGCTGATCCCTATCAATCGGTACAGGATGACTCCGGGTATTTTGAGATAGCTTCCAATGAAAGCATTTCTAAAGATCTCCAAATTATTTAAATTTTTATATATAAAAGCCACAACTGCCTTTCCGGAAGCTTTTTAGTTGCTATTAAAACATCTCTCACAAAATAAGATGCGGCCGCAACAATTACGTGGCATGTTTGGCCGGCATAATGACCGTAAACTTCTTCACGCGCCGCTAAGCCATGGCATATTTTACGACTGACTAAACAGGTCTTCTCAACCACTGATGGCCGGTTGCTGCATCCTGCATCTGCAAACTGAATTATAACGGATATCACCCCAAACAATCACGTTTGTATCACAGAAACATCTTAACTGCCACAATGCGCACATCAGCGCAGCGGCAACAAATTCTTTTAACGCATCATCTGAATGATATCTGTCATGTTTTTAACAGCATGGTGAATGTAATTTTGGCGGATTAAATATGAAAGAATACGCATATAAAAAGTAAAAAGAGCAAAGCGGCATTTCTTTCCGGAGGTATGTGGGATTTCGCAAAGTCAGCTACTTCGTGAGATGTACCTAGTTACCGGTGAGAATTGACCGGATTATTTAACCATGTTTTTAAATCTATTGTCCTATGAAAAAATCAATTTTTCTATTCATGCTTGTGCCGGGTATATGGTCTTTGACAGCAACAGCACAGATTTCCGCTCCTCCCATTCAATGGCAAAATACGATTGGCGGAAGTTATATTGACGAACTGTATGACGTGATACAAACTACCGACGGAGGATACCTGCTCGGAGGAAAGTCCTACTTCGGCGCATCAGCCGATAAAACCGAACCAGGCTATGGCAGATATGATTATTGGGTGGTGAAGCTCGATGCAAGCGGTGCTGTCACCTGGGAACGTTCGTATGGTGGCGACCTGGATGACCAACTCAACAAGGTATTGCAAACACCGGATGGCGGATACCTGCTGGCCGGCTATTCTTATTCAGGCAATACCGGTAATAAAACGACTACTGCTTACGGCGATGCTGATTACTGGCTGGTTAAACTGGATAACCTCGGTGATATTGAATGGCAACAGTCTTATGGCGGTAAAGGAGCTGATTGGTTAACTTCCCTTGCCTCCACCGCCGACAGCGGATTCATACTCGGTGGAACATCAGGCTCCGGTATTTCAGGCATTAAGACGGAACCTGCTTCAGGTCAAACTGATTACTGGGTGATTAAAACCGACAGCAAGGGTGTTCTGCAATGGCAAAATACTATTGGCGGAAACCGGCGTGACTACCTGTTTGCCATTGAACAAACAACTGACGATGGATATATCATCGGCGGCCAGTCCTGGTCACCGGTATCAGGAGATAAAACCGAGGCCAAAATAGGCGGTACCGATTTCTGGGTGGTGAAACTGGATAGTGCAGGTTCCATTGTTTGGGAAAATACCATCGGAAGCAATCAAACTGAAGCACCAAAAAGCATTCATCAGACACCGGATGAAGGATACATAATTGGCGGTTATTCCAACTCTGCCGGATTAAAAGATAAGACGGAAGATTGCAAAGGAGAAACCGATTACTGGGTGATTAAACTGAGCGCCGGCGGTATTATAGAATGGGACAGAACCATTGGTGGCAGTCATGTCGAATATTTAAATGATGTTGCGTTGACCAACGATGGAGGTTACATTATAGGCGGTGAATCGCTTTCAGG includes:
- a CDS encoding T9SS type A sorting domain-containing protein; this translates as MKKSIFLFMLVPGIWSLTATAQISAPPIQWQNTIGGSYIDELYDVIQTTDGGYLLGGKSYFGASADKTEPGYGRYDYWVVKLDASGAVTWERSYGGDLDDQLNKVLQTPDGGYLLAGYSYSGNTGNKTTTAYGDADYWLVKLDNLGDIEWQQSYGGKGADWLTSLASTADSGFILGGTSGSGISGIKTEPASGQTDYWVIKTDSKGVLQWQNTIGGNRRDYLFAIEQTTDDGYIIGGQSWSPVSGDKTEAKIGGTDFWVVKLDSAGSIVWENTIGSNQTEAPKSIHQTPDEGYIIGGYSNSAGLKDKTEDCKGETDYWVIKLSAGGIIEWDRTIGGSHVEYLNDVALTNDGGYIIGGESLSGISGDKNEPSRGGYDYWVVKINSTGTIIWQKTLGGSGFYDILHAIRQCSDGGYILAGFSDSGLTGDKTEAGQGAADYWVVKLEPLACSGWTVYVDADNDGYGDPDNNFFSPDCILPPGYITDGTDCNDADPDIHPMVFDICYNNIDENCDGLIDENCICAAPVNLSIVSVTPASALLSWSAAANAISYKVQFKQKKTDTWTTIKVEGTNTVEVTGLDASTEYAWQVKSRCVKNPDVLSDWSKKNFFITGALKESLVTPFSLEIYPNPASGNTTLHFNLPDASRITLQIFDVNGKQVQTVIDKTLAAGDHAFQINTATLSQGIYFVRMTTMDGTMNQKLIVE